A DNA window from Pyrus communis chromosome 3, drPyrComm1.1, whole genome shotgun sequence contains the following coding sequences:
- the LOC137727821 gene encoding receptor-like protein kinase HSL1: MLLFLLPLLLLLPPLPTTLSLNQEGLYLQHFKLSLDDPDSALSSWNDADSTPCNWLGVECDDASSSSSPVVRSLNLPSANLAGPFPTVLCRLPNLTHLSLYNNSINSTLPPSLSTCQNLEHLDLSQNLLTGALPAALPDLPNLKYLDLTGNNFSGPIPDSFARFQKLEVLSLVYNLIESTIPPFLGNISTLKMLNLSYNPFHPGRIPAELGNLTNLEVLWLTECNLVGEIPDSLGRLKNLKDLDLAINGLTGRIRPSLSELTSVVQIELYNNSLTGELPPGMSKLTRLRLLDASMNQLSGPIPDELCRLPLESLNLYENNFEGSVPASIANSPNLYELRLFRNKLTGELPQNLGKNSPLKWLDVSSNQFTGTIPASLCEKRQMEELLMIHNEFSGGIPARLGECQSLTRVRLGHNRLSGEVPVGFWGLPRVYLMELVENELSGTIAKTIAGATNLTLLIVAKNKFWGQIPEEIGWVENLMEFSGGENKFSGPLPESIVRLGQLGTLDLHSNEISGELPIGIQSWTKLNELNLASNQLSGKIPDEIGNLSVLNYLDLSGNRFSGKIPFGLQNMKLNVFNLSNNRLSGELPPLFAKEIYKSSFLGNPGLCGDLDGLCDGRAEVKSQGYLWLLRCIFILSGLVFIVGVVWFYLKYKNFKKANRTIDKSKWTLMSFHKLGFSEYEILDCLDEDNVIGSGASGKVYKVILSSGEVVAVKKLWRGKVQECEAGDVEKGWVQDDGFEAEVETLGRIRHKNIVKLWCCCTTRDCKLLVYEYMQNGSLGDMLHSIKGGLLDWPTRFKIALDAAEGLSYLHHDCVPAIVHRDVKSNNILLDGDFGARVADFGVAKVVDVTGKGPQSMSGITGSCGYIAPEYAYTLRVNEKSDIYSFGVVILELVTGRLPVDPEFGEKDLVKWVCTTLDQKGVDSVVDPKLESCYKEEVGKVLNIGLLCTSPLPINRPSMRRVVKLLQEVGTEKHPQTAKKEGKLSPYYYEDASDHGSVA, from the exons atgcttctcttcctcctccccctcctcctcctcctcccaccACTCCCCACCACCCTCTCCCTCAACCAAGAAGGCCTCTATCTCCAACACTTCAAGCTCTCCCTCGACGACCCCGACTCCGCCCTCTCCTCCTGGAACGACGCCGACTCCACCCCCTGCAATTGGCTTGGGGTCGAATGCGACgacgcctcctcctcctcctcccccgtCGTCCGCTCCCTAAACCTCCCCAGCGCCAACCTCGCCGGCCCTTTCCCCACCGTCCTCTGCCGCCTCCCCAACCTCACCCACCTCTCCCTCTACAACAACTCCATCAACTCCACCCTCCCTCCCTCACTCTCCACTTGTCAAAATCTCGAGCACCTTGACCTCTCCCAGAACCTTCTCACCGGCGCCCTCCCCGCCGCCCTCCCCGACCTCCCCAACCTCAAATACCTCGACCTCACCGGAAACAATTTCTCCGGACCAATTCCCGACTCCTTCGCCCGCTTCCAGAAACTCGAGGTCCTCTCTCTCGTCTACAATCTCATCGAAAGCACCATCCCCCCGTTTCTCGGCAACATTTCCACCCTGAAAATGCTCAACCTTTCCTACAACCCGTTTCATCCGGGTCGGATCCCGGCGGAGCTCGGCAATTTGACGAACCTCGAGGTGCTCTGGCTCACCGAGTGCAACTTAGTTGGCGAGATTCCCGACTCGCTGGGTCGTCTCAAAAACCTCAAGGATTTGGACCTCGCCATCAACGGCTTAACCGGCCGGATTCGGCCGTCGCTCAGCGAGCTGACCAGCGTCGTTCAGATTGAGCTCTACAACAACTCATTAACCGGCGAGCTGCCGCCCGGAATGTCGAAATTGACCCGGCTGAGACTCCTCGACGCGTCCATGAACCAGCTGAGCGGGCCAATTCCTGACGAGCTCTGCCGGTTGCCGCTCGAAAGCCTCAACCTTTACGAGAACAACTTCGAGGGGAGCGTGCCGGCGAGCATTGCGAACTCGCCTAACTTGTACGAGCTCAGGCTCTTCCGAAACAAGCTCACAGGCGAGCTTCCCCAAAATCTTGGGAAGAACTCGCCGCTCAAGTGGCTCGACGTGTCGAGCAACCAGTTCACTGGCACCATTCCGGCGAGTCTTTGCGAGAAGCGACAAATGGAAGAGCTCTTGATGATACACAATGAGTTTTCCGGTGGGATCCCGGCGAGGTTGGGTGAGTGCCAGAGCTTGACCCGGGTTCGATTGGGTCATAACCGGTTAAGTGGGGAAGTTCCGGTGGGCTTCTGGGGGCTGCCGCGCGTGTACTTGATGGAGCTCGTTGAGAATGAGCTTTCTGGGACGATAGCGAAGACCATTGCCGGAGCCACGAACCTCACGCTATTAATCGTAGCGAAGAACAAGTTTTGGGGTCAGATACCGGAGGAGATTGGGTGGGTGGAGAATCTTATGGAGTTTTCCGGTGGCGAAAATAAGTTCAGTGGGCCGTTGCCGGAGAGCATTGTGAGACTCGGGCAGCTCGGGACTCTGGACCTCCACAGTAACGAAATCTCGGGTGAGCTTCCAATTGGGATCCAGTCTTGGACGAAACTCAACGAGCTCAATCTAGCAAGTAACCAACTTTCCGGGAAAATCCCAGATGAGATTGGGAACTTATCTGTGCTTAATTACCTCGACCTTTCTGGGAACCGATTTTCCGGGAAAATCCCATTTGGGTTGCAGAATATGAAGCTAAATGTGTTTAATTTGTCCAACAATCGGCTCTCAGGTGAGCTTCCACCCTTATTTGCTAAGGAAATTTATAAGAGTAGCTTTCTGGGAAATCCTGGTCTTTGTGGAGATTTGGATGGCTTATGTGATGGCAGAGCTGAGGTTAAAAGTCAGGGGTACCTATGGTTGCTTAGGTGCATCTTCATTCTATCTGGTTTAGTATTTATTGTGGGGGTGGTCTGGTTTTACTTGAAGTACAAGAACTTCAAGAAGGCGAACCGAACGATAGACAAATCCAAATGGACGCTGATGTCGTTTCACAAACTGGGTTTTAGTGAGTATGAGATCTTGGATTGCCTTGATGAAGATAATGTGATTGGTAGCGGGGCGTCCGGGAAGGTGTACAAGGTTATTCTGAGCAGTGGAGAGGTTGTTGCAGTGAAGAAGCTTTGGAGAGGGAAAGTGCAGGAGTGCGAAGCTGGCGATGTTGAGAAAGGTTGGGTCCAAGACGACGGCTTTGAGGCAGAGGTGGAGACTTTGGGGAGGATTAGGCACAAGAACATTGTGAAGCTTTGGTGTTGTTGCACTACTAGGGACTGCAAGCTCTTGGTTTATGAGTATATGCAAAACGGCAGTCTCGGTGATATGTTGCATAGCATCAAAGGAGGGTTGCTGGATTGGCCTACAAGGTTTAAGATAGCTCTGGATGCAGCAGAGGGTCTTTCTTATCTGCACCATGATTGCGTTCCTGCGATTGTTCATAGAGATGTGAAATCCAACAACATATTGTTGGACGGCGATTTTGGAGCGCGAGTGGCGGATTTTGGAGTAGCCAAGGTGGTTGATGTAACTGGTAAGGGGCCTCAATCCATGTCGGGCATTACAGGCTCTTGTGGTTACATTGCTCCAG AATATGCATACACTCTCAGAGTGAATGAGAAGAGCGATATATACAGTTTCGGCGTGGTTATTCTGGAGCTGGTGACCGGGAGACTCCCAGTCGACCCAGAGTTCGGAGAAAAGGACCTGGTGAAGTGGGTCTGCACCACATTGGACCAGAAAGGAGTAGACAGTGTGGTTGACCCAAAACTTGAATCTTGTTACAAGGAAGAAGTGGGCAAGGTCCTCAACATTGGCCTCCTCTGCACCAGCCCTCTCCCGATTAATCGTCCATCCATGAGACGAGTAGTGAAATTGCTGCAAGAAGTTGGCACAGAGAAACATCCCCAGACTGCTAAAAAGGAGGGGAAATTGTCACCCTATTACTACGAAGATGCCTCGGATCATGGAAGCGTAGCTTGA